A genomic segment from Nitrospira sp. encodes:
- a CDS encoding phosphate ABC transporter, substrate-binding protein PstS — protein MMFVPHRRICLALTLAILSPFMPAGFAGVDAADLPAAMEAVKLDQEIKPYHKVSGVSGTINSIGSDTLNNLITLWAEGFRKQYLNVKIQVEGKGSSTAPPALIEGTAQLGPMSRTMKPSEIDAFETKFGYPPTPYPVAVDALALFVNKDNPIKGLTIPEVDALFSKSRRQGHAIDPTRWGQIGLDGDWAAAPISLYGRNSASGTYGFFKEHALKNGDFKDQVKEQPGSASVVQGISEDRYGIGYSTSGVKMVSLATKAGQPFVEPTHANTKNGTYPLWRYLYIYVNQAPDKPLSPIVKEFLAYVYSREGQSDVLRDGYFPVDGGVASTHLSKLH, from the coding sequence ATGATGTTCGTCCCGCACCGTCGGATCTGTCTCGCTCTCACCCTCGCGATCCTGAGCCCCTTCATGCCGGCCGGCTTCGCAGGCGTCGATGCTGCGGATCTTCCCGCTGCCATGGAAGCCGTGAAGCTTGATCAGGAGATCAAGCCCTATCACAAGGTCAGCGGCGTTTCCGGCACGATCAACAGTATCGGCTCGGATACCCTCAACAATTTGATCACGCTCTGGGCAGAGGGCTTCCGCAAACAATATCTCAACGTGAAGATTCAAGTGGAGGGTAAGGGATCCAGCACCGCTCCCCCCGCGTTGATTGAAGGCACGGCTCAACTTGGCCCCATGTCGCGGACCATGAAGCCCAGCGAGATCGACGCGTTCGAGACGAAATTCGGCTACCCACCGACTCCCTACCCTGTGGCGGTCGATGCCTTGGCCCTCTTCGTCAACAAGGACAATCCCATCAAGGGGCTCACGATCCCTGAGGTCGACGCACTGTTTTCCAAGTCTCGACGGCAGGGCCATGCAATCGATCCGACCAGGTGGGGGCAGATCGGATTGGATGGGGATTGGGCTGCCGCGCCCATCAGCCTCTACGGTCGGAATTCGGCCTCCGGCACCTACGGGTTCTTCAAAGAACATGCACTCAAAAACGGTGACTTCAAGGATCAGGTCAAGGAGCAGCCGGGTTCAGCCTCGGTCGTGCAAGGGATCAGCGAAGACCGGTACGGCATCGGCTACAGCACGTCGGGTGTCAAAATGGTGTCGCTGGCGACGAAAGCCGGACAACCGTTCGTCGAGCCGACCCACGCGAACACCAAAAACGGGACCTACCCGCTTTGGCGCTACCTGTACATCTACGTGAATCAAGCTCCCGACAAACCCTTGTCGCCGATCGTCAAGGAGTTCCTCGCCTACGTCTACAGTCGCGAGGGACAGTCCGATGTGCTGAGAGACGGGTATTTCCCGGTCGACGGAGGTGTTGCCTCCACGCACCTGAGCAAGCTCCATTGA
- a CDS encoding Phosphate regulon transcriptional regulatory protein PhoB (SphR), whose translation MLRRTAWGQYPSPDAREASSPAQGDGARGPAPIVLFTTDRSFAETIERLLVRNGYGVSIARSVSDLNPFDGPMPELALLDRRLDLIDQFRSQAQLRRVPSIAIVPAEHHCSEEDSIRDLEQGYDFVFCSNRYRELIAHIRAMFRRHRSEHRSASVLRAGPIVMDLARYEITVGEAVKSVTNKEFEILRQLLLSAGHVLSRQELLDRVWGEDYALEEHALDVHIHSLRRKIEPDPSKPRLILTVRGVGYKLQAE comes from the coding sequence ATGCTCAGACGAACCGCATGGGGGCAGTATCCCTCACCGGACGCAAGGGAAGCTTCATCTCCCGCCCAAGGAGACGGGGCTCGCGGTCCTGCCCCCATTGTGTTGTTTACGACGGACCGGAGCTTCGCCGAAACCATCGAACGGCTGTTGGTTCGGAACGGGTACGGAGTCTCCATTGCACGGTCGGTCTCAGACTTGAATCCGTTCGACGGCCCTATGCCGGAGCTGGCCCTTCTCGATCGTCGTCTCGACCTCATCGATCAATTCCGCAGCCAAGCACAGCTCCGGAGGGTGCCGTCCATCGCGATCGTTCCGGCTGAACACCACTGCTCTGAAGAGGACTCCATCCGTGATCTAGAGCAGGGCTATGACTTCGTCTTCTGCTCGAACCGTTACAGAGAATTGATCGCCCACATCCGCGCCATGTTTCGACGCCATCGATCGGAACACCGATCCGCCTCCGTACTCAGGGCCGGTCCCATTGTGATGGATTTGGCCCGGTACGAAATAACCGTCGGTGAGGCCGTGAAATCCGTCACGAACAAGGAATTTGAAATCCTGCGCCAGTTGCTGCTGTCGGCAGGCCACGTCCTGTCGCGGCAAGAACTCCTCGATCGCGTCTGGGGAGAAGATTATGCGTTGGAAGAACATGCGCTCGACGTCCATATCCACTCGTTGAGGCGGAAAATAGAGCCGGATCCGTCGAAACCTCGTCTCATCCTGACCGTTCGCGGAGTAGGCTATAAACTGCAAGCCGAGTAA
- a CDS encoding phosphate ABC transporter, substrate-binding protein PstS, whose amino-acid sequence MQFSQDDKRETFHMPQPSPSRTARTRTRFHGMFGKMAIFLIMAVSLAHQAHGEQAGPRSVVLSDDRLAGYRPIEQVAGSLRIQGSDTMHPLLTRLSAEFRRRQPLVTIEVKGGGSAKALADFLRVSPSDGLKTGHAAQVFLVSSSRELMPSEIKQFTIRHGYEPVAIPVAVDAVGIYVHRDNPIVGLTLDQVDAMFSTTRYREYPQEIRTWGQVGLTGGWQTAALQPYGRDRKSGTRTFFQEHVLAGGEFRTTMQEEPGAASVILALSQAPLGIAFNGLGLHSTMVRIVPLAEKKDMPFVAPSDATIADQTYPLRRVLYLYMDKSASTSMAPATKEFLTFINSREGQETVIRAGFFPLPLTQIEQTIAALAQSPSPAN is encoded by the coding sequence ATGCAGTTCTCACAGGACGACAAACGGGAGACCTTTCACATGCCACAGCCTTCTCCTTCTCGAACAGCTCGGACGCGCACCCGTTTTCATGGAATGTTCGGCAAGATGGCGATCTTCCTGATCATGGCGGTGAGCCTCGCTCACCAGGCTCATGGCGAACAGGCGGGGCCCCGTTCTGTGGTCCTGTCGGATGACCGACTTGCCGGCTATCGTCCGATCGAACAGGTGGCCGGATCTCTTAGAATACAAGGTTCCGACACGATGCATCCTCTGCTCACACGCCTCTCTGCGGAATTTCGCCGTCGCCAGCCCCTGGTGACGATCGAGGTGAAGGGGGGAGGATCGGCCAAGGCGCTCGCAGATTTCCTTCGGGTTTCACCATCGGACGGTCTCAAGACAGGCCATGCCGCGCAAGTGTTCCTGGTCAGCAGCTCACGCGAACTCATGCCCTCGGAGATCAAGCAGTTCACGATCCGCCACGGATACGAGCCGGTCGCCATTCCGGTGGCGGTCGATGCGGTGGGGATCTACGTGCATCGAGACAATCCGATCGTGGGCCTGACGCTCGACCAGGTCGATGCCATGTTCTCGACCACGAGGTACCGGGAGTATCCGCAAGAGATACGAACCTGGGGACAGGTGGGATTGACCGGCGGATGGCAGACCGCCGCGCTTCAACCATACGGTCGCGATCGGAAATCAGGGACGCGAACATTCTTTCAAGAGCATGTGTTGGCAGGCGGCGAATTCCGGACGACGATGCAGGAAGAGCCCGGAGCCGCCTCGGTCATCCTGGCATTGAGTCAGGCGCCGTTGGGGATCGCATTCAACGGGTTGGGGCTCCACTCGACGATGGTGCGTATCGTGCCGTTGGCGGAAAAGAAGGATATGCCGTTCGTGGCTCCTTCGGATGCGACGATCGCCGATCAGACCTATCCGCTCCGGCGGGTCCTTTACCTCTACATGGACAAATCCGCATCGACCTCGATGGCACCAGCGACAAAGGAATTCCTGACCTTCATCAACAGCCGCGAAGGCCAGGAAACGGTGATCCGAGCGGGATTTTTCCCGCTCCCTCTGACCCAGATCGAACAGACCATCGCGGCCCTCGCTCAATCCCCTTCCCCCGCAAACTAA